From Acinonyx jubatus isolate Ajub_Pintada_27869175 chromosome B2, VMU_Ajub_asm_v1.0, whole genome shotgun sequence, a single genomic window includes:
- the RPP21 gene encoding ribonuclease P protein subunit p21 isoform X1 translates to MAGPVKDREAFQRLNFLYQAAHCVLAQDPKNQALARFYCHTERTIAKRLVLRRDPSVKRTLCRGCSSLLIPGLTCTQRQRRCRGQRWTVQTCLTCQRSQRFLNDPDHLLWGDRPEAQLGSHADPKSPQPLPNTAHPILAHLCEEKVQHESSSHQ, encoded by the exons ATGGCTGGCCCAGTAAAGGACCGAGAGGCCTTCCAGAGGCTAAACTTCCTGTACCAG GCCGCCCACTGTGTCCTTGCGCAGGACCCCAAGAACCAGGCGCTGGCGAGGTTTTACTGCCACACGGAGAGGACCATCGCAAAGCGGCTGGTCTTGCGGCG GGACCCCTCAGTGAAGAGGACCCTCTGTCGTGGCTGCTCTTCCCTTCTTATCCCTGGCCTCACCTGCACCCAGCGTCAGAGAC GATGCAGGGGACAGCGCTGGACAGTACAGACCTGCCTAACATGCCAGCGCAGCCAACGTTTCCTCAATGATCCTGATCATCTGCTCTGGGGAGACCGGCCTGAGGCCCAGCTGGGGAGCCATGCAG ATCCCAAATCTCCACAACCCCTGCCAAACACAGCCCACCCCATTCTAGCCCACCTCTGTGAGGAGAAAGTGCAGCATGAGAGCTCCAGCCACCAGTGA
- the RPP21 gene encoding ribonuclease P protein subunit p21 isoform X2, which translates to MAGPVKDREAFQRLNFLYQAAHCVLAQDPKNQALARFYCHTERTIAKRLVLRRDPSVKRTLCRGCSSLLIPGLTCTQRQRRCRGQRWTVQTCLTCQRSQRFLNDPDHLLWGDRPEAQLGSHAGERSQISTTPAKHSPPHSSPPL; encoded by the exons ATGGCTGGCCCAGTAAAGGACCGAGAGGCCTTCCAGAGGCTAAACTTCCTGTACCAG GCCGCCCACTGTGTCCTTGCGCAGGACCCCAAGAACCAGGCGCTGGCGAGGTTTTACTGCCACACGGAGAGGACCATCGCAAAGCGGCTGGTCTTGCGGCG GGACCCCTCAGTGAAGAGGACCCTCTGTCGTGGCTGCTCTTCCCTTCTTATCCCTGGCCTCACCTGCACCCAGCGTCAGAGAC GATGCAGGGGACAGCGCTGGACAGTACAGACCTGCCTAACATGCCAGCGCAGCCAACGTTTCCTCAATGATCCTGATCATCTGCTCTGGGGAGACCGGCCTGAGGCCCAGCTGGGGAGCCATGCAGGTGAGAG ATCCCAAATCTCCACAACCCCTGCCAAACACAGCCCACCCCATTCTAGCCCACCTCTGTGA
- the TRIM39 gene encoding E3 ubiquitin-protein ligase TRIM39 isoform X2 yields the protein MAETSLLEAGASAASTAAALENLQVEASCSVCLEYLKEPVIIECGHNFCKACITRWWEDLERDFPCPVCRKTSRYRSLRPNRQLGSMVEIAKQLQAVKRKIRDESLCPQHHEALSLFCYEDQEAVCLICAISHTHRAHTVVPLDDATQEYKEKLQKCLEPLEQKLQEITRCKSSEEKKPGELKRLVECRRQQILKEFEELHRRLDEEQQMLLSRLEEEEQDILQRLRENAAHLGDRRRDLAHLAAEVEGKCLQSGFEMLKDVKSTLEKCEKVKTMEVTSVSIELEKNFSNFPRQYFALRKILKQLIADVTLDPETAHPNLVLSEDRKSVKFVETRLRDLPDTPRRFTFYPCVLATEGFTSGRHYWEVEASVLVGRMLHHLQSGPQQIGSDR from the exons ATGGCAGAAACAAGTCTGTTAGAGGCTGGAGCCTCTGCAGCCTCCACAGCTGCAGCTCTGGAGAACTTACAGGTGGAGGCGAGTTGCTCTGTCTGCCTGGAGTATCTGAAGGAGCCTGTCATCATTGAGTGTGGGCACAACTTCTGCAAAGCTTGCATCACCCGCTGGTGGGAGGACCTAGAGAGGGACTTCCCTTGTCCTGTCTGTCGAAAAACATCTCGCTACCGCAGTCTCCGGCCTAATCGACAGCTAGGCAGCATGGTGGAAATTGccaagcagctccaggctgtcaaGCGGAAGATCCGAGATGAGAGCCTCTGCCCCCAGCACCATGAGGCCCTCAGCCTTTTCTGCTATGAGGACCAGGAGGCTGTATGCTTGATATGTGCAATTTCCCACACCCACCGGGCCCACACCGTCGTGCCACTGGATGATGCCACACAGGAGTACAAG GAAAAACTGCAGAAGTGCCTGGAGCCCCTGGAGCAGAAATTGCAGGAGATCACCCGCTGCAAGTCCTCTGAGGAGAAGAAGCCTGGAGAGCTCAAG AGACTAGTGGAGTGTCGCCGACAACAGATCTTAAAGGAATTTGAAGAGCTTCATAGGCGGCTGGATGAAGAACAGCAGATGTTGCTTTCacgcctggaggaggaggaacaggacaTTCTACAGCGCCTCCGAGAAAATGCTGCTCACCTTGGAGACAGGCGCCGGGACCTGGCCCACTTGGCTGCTGAGGTGGAGGGCAAGTGCTTACAGTCGGGCTTCGAGATGCTTAAG GATGTCAAAAGTACCCTGGAAAA ATGTGAGAAGGTGAAGACCATGGAGGTGACTTCAGTGTCCATAGAGCTGGAAAAGAACTTCAGCAATTTCCCCCGACAGTACTTTGCCCTAAGGAAAATCCTTAAACAGCTAATTG CGGATGTGACCCTGGACCCAGAGACTGCTCACCCTAACCTAGTCCTGTCCGAAGATCGTAAGAGCGTCAAGTTTGTGGAGACAAGACTCCGGGATCTCCCTGACACACCACGGCGATTCACCTTCTATCCTTGTGTCCTGGCTACTGAGGGCTTCACCTCAGGCCGACACTactgggaggtggag GCATCCGTGCTGGTCGGAAGAATGCTGCACCACTTACAATCAGGCCCCCAACAGATTGGGAGTGACAGGTAG
- the TRIM39 gene encoding E3 ubiquitin-protein ligase TRIM39 isoform X1 translates to MAETSLLEAGASAASTAAALENLQVEASCSVCLEYLKEPVIIECGHNFCKACITRWWEDLERDFPCPVCRKTSRYRSLRPNRQLGSMVEIAKQLQAVKRKIRDESLCPQHHEALSLFCYEDQEAVCLICAISHTHRAHTVVPLDDATQEYKEKLQKCLEPLEQKLQEITRCKSSEEKKPGELKRLVECRRQQILKEFEELHRRLDEEQQMLLSRLEEEEQDILQRLRENAAHLGDRRRDLAHLAAEVEGKCLQSGFEMLKDVKSTLEKCEKVKTMEVTSVSIELEKNFSNFPRQYFALRKILKQLIADVTLDPETAHPNLVLSEDRKSVKFVETRLRDLPDTPRRFTFYPCVLATEGFTSGRHYWEVEVGDKTHWAVGVCRDSVSRKGELTPLPETGYWRVRLWNGDKYAATTTPFTPLHIKVKPKRVGIFLDYEAGTLSFYNVTDRSHIYTFTDTFTEKLWPLFYPGIRAGRKNAAPLTIRPPTDWE, encoded by the exons ATGGCAGAAACAAGTCTGTTAGAGGCTGGAGCCTCTGCAGCCTCCACAGCTGCAGCTCTGGAGAACTTACAGGTGGAGGCGAGTTGCTCTGTCTGCCTGGAGTATCTGAAGGAGCCTGTCATCATTGAGTGTGGGCACAACTTCTGCAAAGCTTGCATCACCCGCTGGTGGGAGGACCTAGAGAGGGACTTCCCTTGTCCTGTCTGTCGAAAAACATCTCGCTACCGCAGTCTCCGGCCTAATCGACAGCTAGGCAGCATGGTGGAAATTGccaagcagctccaggctgtcaaGCGGAAGATCCGAGATGAGAGCCTCTGCCCCCAGCACCATGAGGCCCTCAGCCTTTTCTGCTATGAGGACCAGGAGGCTGTATGCTTGATATGTGCAATTTCCCACACCCACCGGGCCCACACCGTCGTGCCACTGGATGATGCCACACAGGAGTACAAG GAAAAACTGCAGAAGTGCCTGGAGCCCCTGGAGCAGAAATTGCAGGAGATCACCCGCTGCAAGTCCTCTGAGGAGAAGAAGCCTGGAGAGCTCAAG AGACTAGTGGAGTGTCGCCGACAACAGATCTTAAAGGAATTTGAAGAGCTTCATAGGCGGCTGGATGAAGAACAGCAGATGTTGCTTTCacgcctggaggaggaggaacaggacaTTCTACAGCGCCTCCGAGAAAATGCTGCTCACCTTGGAGACAGGCGCCGGGACCTGGCCCACTTGGCTGCTGAGGTGGAGGGCAAGTGCTTACAGTCGGGCTTCGAGATGCTTAAG GATGTCAAAAGTACCCTGGAAAA ATGTGAGAAGGTGAAGACCATGGAGGTGACTTCAGTGTCCATAGAGCTGGAAAAGAACTTCAGCAATTTCCCCCGACAGTACTTTGCCCTAAGGAAAATCCTTAAACAGCTAATTG CGGATGTGACCCTGGACCCAGAGACTGCTCACCCTAACCTAGTCCTGTCCGAAGATCGTAAGAGCGTCAAGTTTGTGGAGACAAGACTCCGGGATCTCCCTGACACACCACGGCGATTCACCTTCTATCCTTGTGTCCTGGCTACTGAGGGCTTCACCTCAGGCCGACACTactgggaggtggaggtgggtgaTAAGACCCACTGGGCAGTGGGCGTGTGCCGGGACTCCGTAAGCCGAAAGGGCGAGCTGACTCCACTCCCTGAGACTGGCTACTGGCGGGTGCGGCTGTGGAACGGGGACAAATATGCAGCCACCACCACGCCTTTTACCCCTTTGCACATCAAGGTGAAACCCAAACGGGTAGGCATATTCCTAGACTATGAGGCCGGCACACTGTCTTTTTACAATGTCACAGACCGCTCTCATATCTACACCTTTACTGATACTTTTACTGAGAAACTTTGGCCCCTCTTCTATCCAGGCATCCGTGCTGGTCGGAAGAATGCTGCACCACTTACAATCAGGCCCCCAACAGATTGGGAGTGA